GGAACATGTATGTTTTAAAGATGGATAACAGGAACATGTATGTTTTTTCAGGATCAAGACTGGAGCTGGACCAGATATGAGGGTCTGATTGCCAAACCTCAGCGTCTGTAGGTTCTTTCCCGAGAGAGCTTTCTCCCATAAGGATGCTCAGCTGTACTGTTCAGAAATGCCTCCGTGAGTTTTGGCTGGTTGAAGAAATGCCTCTGTGGGTTTTGGTTGGCTGGAGAAACGCATTCATGACTTTTGGTTGGTTGGAGAAAAGCCTTCATGAGTTTTGATTGGctggtatgattttttttttgtgacttgtTAATCTGTCATGGCCTTGCATTCTAGTAACTGTTCTGAAGTCCTGTATAGACATCATGTAAATTAAAtcgatgtgtgcgtgtgtgtgtgtgtgtgtttttggggttttttttcggtaAAAACATGATCCGGGAGCTAGTGAGAACTCCATTAGCGTGACCTTACTTGCTCCTGTGAGGAAAACAAGAGAATCTGTTGAGGTTTTCCTGAATTGTCAACCAAGACCTGAGCATGATAGTATTTCTGGAGTATGTTCCCAATAAAATTAACAGTGACATGCAGAAAGGTTAAAGATTAAGGTGAAATCATTTgaaagtgtgtctgtctggtgaACCACTACAGGTCACTGAATTACAGTTTGGAGCCTGACATGTAACATGGGAAACAGTCTGGACAGTAGTCCAGTGTTTCTGCTGCCTGGGGTGcccttttcatttgtgtgttctttctctATGGGGATGTTTTATTTGAAGTTAGACACATCTTGATTTCTGAATCGTATAGATAAGCAAATGCACTTTAAAAGCTCAATGTGAATGTTTAGATATGTTAGTCACAATGATTttgctgtatgtatgtaaactTAAGATGTTTCATTCTGATGTTTAATGGACAGATTCCTGGAGAATATCATGCTCATAGAGAAATGCTACAAACTTAAATGAACTTTAATCTGTCATGGTCTAATCCAGCCCATACCTGTTTGAtaaaatatggaaatatgatgTCAGGCACCAACAATGTGCTTTACATAAATGTATTCAGTGAAACAGCGATAAAAACACCTTGGTCTAACTAACAGTGGTGTCACTATAGGATTTAACTGTATTGGCAGAGTGTCATAAATAACCCATTATAATGGCAGTTCACAAGGAGGTCACAGGTGAAAATGTGCATTTATTTGAATGGAATAATTGCCCAAAAGATCAGGTGCTCAGTCTCTTTTCACAGTCAGATTACAGTCATACAGTTTTGCCACTGCAACTCAGTTCTTTAAGATGAAAACCGAAGAACTATGAATCGTTATCACAGAGCCTAATGATTCAGTTTGTTAAGAAATATTACAGACTACACAGACTAATTGAAAAAAAGCTGAATGGGTGaatattatgtttattgttATACATCAAGAGTAAATCTTTAATTATGGTGCACTACAGCTTTGGAAATCTACTTTAAGTGAGGTGAGCGTCATCTCACTTTAACAAGACATGTATGTAACGAGTGACAAGAccgtttcattttcttttgtgttcatgGCTGAAATGCACAATTTATTAAAACACCAGTTTTTAAATTGAATGGTTTGTTTGGTATGTTTCTTGTATTGGCTAGAGGCTTTATAGAGGGACATTTTCATGTGTCTAAGGCTGGTacaatgtgtctttttttaatattatatgaAATAAGACCAACTATTGGACAGAATAGCAACTTTATACTGTAAAGAGCTACTTAAGAAGCCAGCTGTTTGAACGCTTCTCCTTTGGCTCTAGTATTACAGTAATATTTCACTGGCCATAAATGTAAGATTAATACAAACGGACAAATCgcaattataaaataaaatcatttcttttggtCCATCGGCAGACAGCCTTATTTTGATTTAAATCTTGGCtgtggacttttattttgacgtGTTCCATGGATTCGTGGGCAAGGAGCGACCCTTGTATGGGAAAGGGGGAAGTGTCGTGACATAAAATGCTAGCTAAGTAGAGAAGTGCCTAATTGAATGACAGGTAAGTTCACAGTCCTGGTATTATTAGATATTACTTTGTGTTCCCTTTCGGAAACTTTTCTATAATTAGACGTTGCTTTAGTGAAATGATTAGTTAAATTACCAGTTAGTTTTTTAGTTTAATATATTAGCTCACTTTAGCTTTTCACAGCCAGACTTCATTAGTCTCGAGTTAGCCTAGCTAGCTAGGTTTCAAAGAGCAGCATGCAGCCTGTTCTATAACGGGCATACTGGTTATGGGTGTGCTAATTACCCAGGTATCTAGTTCAAAGATTTACTTAAAAGGAACCCACGTTTAACAAGTAAGCTATGAAacgttagctagctaactatGCGAGTCAACAGAAACCTAACTTATATTAGCTAGCTGGCTAGCGTTAACTGGGTATAAACTGGCTTCACTAGTAGGGTATCGGACAATCCCACTTCGAACGGCTCCTCTGCGCTAGAactggaaaacaacaacagcaaaacctTGTGGCCCCAGGTGAGGTGCCTATGCCTCGGGCTAGACCTGATCCTGCAGTGTTTCAGGCGATCTACAGGTGCTTGACAGCTGTGTGCTGAGAGGTGCTGGGCTCTTGGGTAATTCAGAAAGCAAAAGCAAGCGACATGCCTTGCTCACTTATTAGGACTCGCCAACTGTGCGAAAcgttttcctttctgttttctgtttcattgaAACTCAAATCGAAATATgatatttcataattatttgATGTTTGATATGTGATAGTTACTTAGGCTTGCACTGATATCGGCTCTATAATGGAAATTATGCATAATGCATATATCCCAAATTAGACCTTGTGCAGTGAGTGTAACTTTAATGATCCTCTTACCAATATCCTGAAGTGCATTCGTTGTAACAGTTGAAAAGTGACCAGAAGTTAAACGGAAGGTCTGAGTCAGTACATTCATTGTTTGGCAAACTCGATGCATATGGTTTAAATATGATGattgtgtgttgtctctgtgcagctgaCGGCGGGAGTAGGTATGACGATGGCTCACGTGGGCGCGGTGGTTGCTGCTGTCACTGGTGTGATGGCCATTCTGTTGCACTCCTCCATTCATAAGATTGAAGAGGGACATTTGGCTGTGTACTATAGGTGAGCGTTAGGGAATTCATTTCAGCTGGTGCACTGAGTCAGGAATAGACTATTATTCATTAGAATATTTCTTTAGGTAGTGTGGGTAACCTCCCACTTTCATGGCTCACAGTTTGTTTAACTCAAATCTGTGTAGTAATACAGtaattatttgttatttgtcagATGATAAGATATCCAGAATTCAGATTTGCTGCTCAGACATGCAGCTTCTATCAGAAAGAAACTATTCTGGTTTCAGCTGTGATTTCCAGCAAATTTAGAACTTCTCTGTATAATGTCAGTAGTAATTGACCTCCTACTTAGGATTTTTTTATTGCCtttcaaataaatgtctgaTATTCATTAACTGCTccaataaaatgtgtgtgctcacacatCTAAtgatcactgtgtgttttttttctgtagaggCGGGGCTTTGCTGACCAGTCCTAATGGCCCAGGATACCACATCATGCTGCCGTTCATTACAACCTACAGATCTGTGCAGGTTAGCTCTCAGCTCCACACGCCTTCCTCTCCTACGGGGTTTTATGGTGAGCGGCAGGGCTGTGGTAGAGTAATACAGGTCTCAGTGTGTGGGAACAACTCTGCCGCCTGCTGTAGGCATTAGACTGTAGAGTGCagtgatttgattggctgtagGCATTAGACTGTAGAGTGCagtgatttgattggctgtagGCATTAGACTGTAGAGTGCagtgatttgattggctgtagGCATTAGACTGTGGAGTTGCTGATTTCTCGTTGTGGACTCTCTGTATTGCAGACAACATTACAGACAGACGAAATAAAGAATGTGCCTTGTGGAACGAGGTAGAAACTCCACTGTGTCTTTCATTCACAATTACCCTGCGGCCAGAAtggcagagctgtgtgtggctTTGCTCTGGAAGAAGCAGTGacctgttttgttcttttccacAGCGGAGGTGTGATGATTTACTTTGACCGTATTGAGGTTGTGAACATGCTGGTTCCGTCTGCgggtaagagacagacagggcttTGTCTTTCTTCAGCAGcgctccttttgttttttgttttgcgtTTTTGGTGAAATCTCTCTAATGCTGTTTGTCTTCTCAGTGGTGGACATAGTGCGGAACTACACCGCAGACTACGACAAAACTCTGATTTTCAACAAAATCCATCATGAGCTGAATCAGTTCTGCAGTGTGCACACTCTGCAGGAGGTCTACATCGAGTTGTTTGGTAGGTCTTGAATTCTCTCGTAAAACTGTAGCTTTGTTTCAGTGACACATGGTGTGTGGTGTAAGAGTAGCTGCTGACCTGATTCATGTGATTCTGGTGAACAGATATTATTGATGAGAATCTGAAAACCGCTCTGCAGAAGGACCTGAATGTCATGGCTCCAGGTCTCACAATTCAGGTCGgaattatttcatatttttgtcacTTATTAAAATTATTGCAGTTGTTCAATGACTGCtttaatgtttgtattttctgttaCTTGTTTAATTCTTgaaagtgtgattttttttgtttggtcttttGCAGGCTGTTCGCGTCACAAAGCCTAAAATCCCAGAGGCTATCAGGAGAAACTATGAGCTGATGTGATTATCTTTAGTTTGTTTCACACTCTtcatctgtgtgttggtgtgtgtgttgtgtcactGCGTGctagtctgtgtgttctgtgactgtgctgtgtgactgtcacacaatacacaaagtCATACACCGACAGAGTTAATCTGCTAATGGGTGtccagtttgactgtgtgttgatgtatgtgtgcagtttgactgtgtgtatgtgtagctgtgctgtgtggctgtgtatctGAATCAGTGAAcggggctgtgctgtgtggctgtgtatctGAATCAGTGTAcggggctgtgctgtgtggctgtgtatctGAATCAGTGTAcggggctgtgctgtgtggctgtgtatctGAATCAGTGTacagggctgtgctgtgtggctgtgtatctGAATCAGTGTCcgggctgtgctgtgtggctgtgtatctGAATCAGTGTCcgggctgtgttgtgtggctgtgtatctGAATCAGTGTAcggggctgtgctgtgtggctgtgtatctGAATCAGTGTAcggggctgtgctgtgtggctgtgtatctGAATCAGTGTAcggggctgtgctgtgtggctgtgtatctGAATCAGTGTCcgggctgtgctgtgtggctgtgtatctGAATCAGTGTCcgggctgtgctgtgtggctgtgtatctGAATCAGTGTCcgggctgtgctgtgtggctgtgtatctGAATCAGTGTACGGGGCTGTGTTGTAGGGAAGCTGAGAAGACCAGACTGCTCATCACTGCCCAGACTCAGAAGGTTGtggagaaggaggcagagacGGAGAGGAAAAAGGCCATCATAGGTGAGGACATGGATCCTGTTTGATCTTTCACTGCACCCTGTTCTTCTTTTGACTTGTCTTGATTAgatcaattttcattttttctcaggGTCACTAATTCTACTCttagttaaaaaagaaaagtgttgtgGTACTAGTTAGATTAGGAGCACAGCAGAGCCCAGCTTTGAGAAGGAAAGCACCATTTAGACGGAGCTTTGAGAAGGAAGACTCGAGGTCTTGGTTTTGCATTTTGCTGAAGCTGATTATCGTAGACTTCAGGCCCTCGCTgtttctccagcacatccctcACTTGTGTCTGATCTCAGTACCTTTCCCTCAGTCTCTCCAGCTAACTGGACATGATGTAGATGTTTTTGGTTGCTTTTATTACGTATGACTGACGTGATTGGTGTCACTGTTTGATAGGGTTGAACGATTAATCGATTTAGAATCGAAATCGTGATTTGGAACAACGCGATTAGCAAATCGCAAAGGCTGCAATTTGGGACATACGTTATGGAGCGCACCTGACGTACGCTCCCTCAGAAGGCTGCAGAAAGTTCCACGgaattgaatgggccatcccaGCGTTGGGAAGTCCGATATGTCTTGATAATGACTGCTGAAAATAATTACTGACCACTACCACTGCCAACGGGTTCTGTGCTTctgatttacatatttatatcaTTCCTCATGTAGTCCGGTCACTTATCGTAACGGAAATAAACAGCCTGTCTGCAACAAGTTGACGAGTCTGCAGGTAGCCTAACATGATGCTATGCAACACTTGCAGCTCAAAAGTTGTGTTTGCTAGagggactatttttctcagcggaagccacaaaacggcaataaaatcattcaaatgaaacactgtgcaaagtttcttttatcattttgacaAGAATCCGTAGAAGTGGGGTCCTCTTCATCCTGTTGGGATTTATTTTCAATGACCGGtggactatacattatcccttacatgttCCATTGCTCTGTGTTCTATGCCAATTAAAAAATGTTATAaacacatgttggaagcaattccaTATCTTTAAGTTATCATGTTTGCATTAGAATGTAaaacagttaatattttgatggtatctcatgtggtaatgctccatcacatgttttaagtctattacacagtgaatattgaactgaagcttgactttaaaaaattataccGCAAATCAAATCGAAAtcacaatatctgtcagaaaaatcgcaaGTAGATATTTTCCtcaaatcgttcagccctactGTTTGATGTGGTTGGTGTCACTGTTTGATGTGGTTGGTGTGTCACTGTTTGATGTGGTTGGTGTCACTGTTTGACGTGGTTGGTGTTTCACTGTTTGACGTGGTTggtgtgtcactgtttgacGTGGTTGGTGTGTCACTGTTTGATGTGGTTGGTGTCACTGTTTGACGTGGTTGGTGTGTCACTGTTTGATGTGGTTggtgtgtcactgtttgacGTGGTTGGTGTGTCACTGTTTGATGTGGTTGGTGTGTCACTGTTTGATGTGGTTGGTGTGTCACTGTTTGATGTGGTTGATGTGTCACTGTTTGACATGGTTGATGTGTCACTGTTTGACGTGGTTGGTGTGTCACTGTTTGATGTGGTTGgtgtttcactgtttgatgtggttggtgtttcactgtttgatgtggttggtgtttcactgtttgatgTGGTTGGTGTTTCACTGTTTGACGTGGTTGgtgtttcactgtttgatgTGGTTGGTGTGTCACTGTTTGATGTGGTTGGTGTTTCACTGTTTGACGTGGTTGGTGTGTCACTGTTTGATGTGGTTGGTGTTTCACTGTTTGACGTGGTTggtgtgtcactgtttgacGTGGTTGGTGTCTTTTGCTGCAGAGGCTCAGAAGGTTGCTCAGGTGGCTGAGATCCACTTTCAGCAGAAAGTgatggagaaggagacagaaaagaggatTTCTGAAATTGAAGGTAAAATTAAGAATGAAATGTGTTGGTTTTGTGGTTTATACTCATGGGTGGACTGTTAGAGGGATGGTTTGTTTCTGAAACTGTTGCCTGTTTGTCTGACTTTGCAGATGCTGCTTTCTTGGCGAGAGAGAAGGCCAAAGCTGACGCTGAGTATTACACTGCCGCCAAGTTCGCAGAGGCCAACAGAGTAAACACGCCctctcatacacgcacacgccaTCACAGACGTGCCATCACGCACACGCCATCACAGACGTGCCATCACGCACACGCCATCACAGACGTGCCATCCCACACAGACGTGCCAtcccacacagacatgccatcacgcacacgcacacgccatcacgcacacgcacacgcacacgccatCACAGCCGTGCCATCCCACACAGACGTGCCATCCCACACAGACGTGCCATCCCACACAGACGTGCcatcacgcacacgcacacgccatCACAGACATGCCATCACGCACACGCCATCACAGACgtgccatcacacacagacacacgccgtcacacacacagatgtgccatcacgcacacgcacacgccatCACAGCCgtgccatcacacacagacacacaccatcacacacacactatcacacacaaaggccaaacacacacaccatgacacACATggcccaaaaacacacatgatcTCATAATTTCAGTTTTTGACACTAAATGGTGTCTGGTACCATATCGTGTGAAATTAAAGTACAAATACCTCAGTTGAGATGGagtacagagagtgtgtgtgtgaaaatttgCTTTCATGCAAATGAGTGCGAAGTCCGCAGCGTAGATCAGCTCTTGACTGGTATGGACTGTGTGAATCATGACACAGGCAGTGAATGTGGTGGAGTGGACTGTGTGAATCATGACACAGGCAGTGAATGTGGTGGAGTGGACTGTGTGAATCATGACACAGGCAGTGAATGTGGtagagttgactgtgtgaatcaTGACACAGGCAGTGAATGTGGTGGAGTCGACTGTGTGAATCATGACACAGGCAGTGAATGTGGTAGAGTGGACTGTGTGAATCATGACACAGGCAGTGAATGTGGTGGAGTCGACTGTGTGAATCATGACACAGGCAGTGAATGTGGTAGAGTGGACTGTGTGAATCATGACACAGGCAGTGAATGTGGTAGAGTGGACTGTGTGAATCATGACACAGGCAGTGAATGTGGtagagttgactgtgtgaatcattacacaggcagtgaatgtggtagagttgactgtgtgaatcatgacacaggcagtgaatgtggtagagttgactgtgtgaatcatgacacaggcagtgaatgtggtagag
This sequence is a window from Chanos chanos chromosome 4, fChaCha1.1, whole genome shotgun sequence. Protein-coding genes within it:
- the erlin1 gene encoding erlin-1, producing the protein MTMAHVGAVVAAVTGVMAILLHSSIHKIEEGHLAVYYRGGALLTSPNGPGYHIMLPFITTYRSVQTTLQTDEIKNVPCGTSGGVMIYFDRIEVVNMLVPSAVVDIVRNYTADYDKTLIFNKIHHELNQFCSVHTLQEVYIELFDIIDENLKTALQKDLNVMAPGLTIQAVRVTKPKIPEAIRRNYELMEAEKTRLLITAQTQKVVEKEAETERKKAIIEAQKVAQVAEIHFQQKVMEKETEKRISEIEDAAFLAREKAKADAEYYTAAKFAEANRLKLTPEYLELMKYQAIASNSKIYFGQDIPNMFVDNSASPVGKIQDEAELSEPLEPLSTLDRAKKGPRASEGRGAH